Proteins found in one Pempheris klunzingeri isolate RE-2024b chromosome 6, fPemKlu1.hap1, whole genome shotgun sequence genomic segment:
- the slc10a4 gene encoding sodium/bile acid cotransporter 4, which yields MENSSLLGAQTAGLKDSLMSDTLKQVVDFPEDAAMAGLVASSAIFLGGSKFRTAAGVEFMAAPPTEPPHLMPAFWDSPLSHGINVFVGLVLCFTMLGLGCTVDVSQLGEHIRRPIGVLLALVCQFVIMPLVAFLLALAFSLDDVAAMAVLLCGCCPGGNLSNIMSLLVHGEMNLSIIMTISSTLLALVLMPLCLWIYSRAWINTPVVNLMPFGAIILTLCSTLIPIGLGVMLRYRYTRVADIVLKASLWSLLVTLVMLFILTGALLGPDLLSTIPPSVYVVAVLMPLCGYAAGYGLAVLFELPPNCRRAVSLETGCQNVQLCTAILKLAFPPQLMGGMYIFPLLYALFQAAEAGIFILAYRVYRKKVLHKPDPMGDSGDTDISYQRFQDEDFDSTYGAVTVSDPNTIMLDPCPPDPTPV from the exons ATGGAGAACTCCAGCCTGTTGGGTGCACAAACTGCTGGCCTGAAGGACTCTCTCATGTCGGACACCTTGAAGCAAGTTGTGGATTTTCCGGAGGACGCTGCCATGGCTGGATTAGTGGCCAGTAGTGCCATCTTCCTTGGAGGCAGCAAATTCAGGACTGCCGCTGGCGTTGAGTTTATGGCCGCTCCGCCGACGGAGCCCCCTCACCTGATGCCTGCCTTTTGGGATTCCCCGCTCAGCCACGGAATCAATGTATTTGTGGGACTTGTTCTTTGCTTCACGATGCTGGGGCTGGGCTGCACGGTGGATGTTAGCCAGCTCGGAGAACATATCCGCAGACCCATCGGGGTGCTGCTGGCACTGGTGTGCCAGTTTGTTATCATGCCCTTGGTGGCCTTTCTGTTGGCTCTAGCCTTCTCTCTGGATGATGTGGCAGCGATGGCTGTCCTCCTGTGTGGCTGCTGCCCGGGAGGAAACTTATCAAACATCATGTCTCTGCTGGTGCACGGGGAGATGAATCTAAG CATCATCATGACCATATCCTCCACTCTGCTGGCGCTCGTGCTGATGCCGCTGTGTCTGTGGATCTACAGCCGCGCCTGGATCAACACACCTGTGGTCAACCTCATGCCCTTCGGGGCCATCATCCTCACCCTGTGCAGCACTCTCATCCCCATTGGCTTAGGAGTTATGCTGAGGTACCGCTACACGCGCGTGGCCGACATTGTTTTAAAG gcgtctctgtggtctctgctGGTCACCCTTGTGATGCTGTTCATCCTGACTGGAGCGCTGCTGGGCCCGGATCTCCTGTCCACCATCCCGCCCTCCGTCTACGTGGTGGCTGTCCTGATGCCTCTGTGCGGCTACGCCGCGGGCTACGGCCTGGCTGTGCTCTTTGAGCTGCCCCCCAACTGCCGCAGGGCCGTCTCTCTGGAGACAGGGTGCCAGAACGTGCAGCTGTGCACCGCCATCCTGAAGCTGGCCTTCCCCCCTCAGCTCATGGGAGGGATGTACATCTTCCCCCTGCTGTACGCCCTGTTCCAAGCGGCCGAGGCCGGCATTTTCATCCTGGCGTACAGGGTGTACAGGAAGAAGGTCCTGCACAAACCAGACCCCATGGGGGACAGCGGGGACACGGATATATCCTATCAAAGGTTTCAGGACGAGGACTTTGACTCAACTTATGGTGCCGTGACAGTGAGTGACCCCAACACCATCATGCTGGACCCCTGTCCTCCTGACCCGACTCCCGTTTAA
- the zar1 gene encoding zygote arrest protein 1: MATYGDEPVDSYFYSPYNPYAGRYPRSKDAGWKYKRYLSHYGDTSEAFNNHQRAQLKSILSQINPKLTPRLRKANTKDVAVQVNPKRDASVQCSIGPRTLLATKRDLRRSRRPEPTTPGGSPTAAGGVRYPRNLAVYSPIAYRSVTSFLVDDDDNNTEEASCDEALAGEQPGDPPDSAGGSDGKKGREKQAGEEGQSLKPPEQRQKAKSKQQQGKSEEVPQPDTEGSKSRARVRFQFLEQKYGYYHCRECNLRWESAYVWCVQGTNKVYFKQYCRKCQKDFNPYRVEDITCHNCNKARCSCAITQRHVDPKRPHRQDLCGRCKGKRLSCESTFSFKYII, translated from the exons ATGGCAACGTACGGTGACGAGCCAGTCGACAGCTACTTCTATTCACCTTACAACCCTTACGCGGGCAGATACCCCAGGTCCAAGGACGCGGGGTGGAAATACAAGCGTTACCTCTCCCACTACGGAGACACTTCGGAGGCCTTCAACAACCACCAGCGCGCACAGCTCAAGTCCATCTTGTCCCAAATCAACCCCAAACTCACCCCGAGGCTCAGGAAGGCGAACACTAAAGATGTGGCGGTGCAGGTGAACCCGAAGCGGGACGCCTCGGTGCAGTGCTCCATCGGACCCCGGACCCTCCTGGCCACGAAGCGGGACCTCCGGCGCAGCAGGAGGCCGGAGCCCACGACGCCCGGCGGCAGCCCCACAGCGGCGGGCGGTGTTCGGTACCCACGCAACCTCGCCGTGTACTCCCCCATAGCCTACAGGAGCGTCACCTCCTTCCTGGTCGACGACGACGACAACAACACCGAGGAAGCCTCCTGTGATGAGGCGCTGGCCGGAGAGCAGCCCGGGGACCCGCCGGACTCCGCGGGGGGAAGCGACGGGAAGAAGGGCCGAGAGAAGCAGGCGGGGGAGGAAGGACAGAGCCTGAAGCCCCCGGAGCAGCGACAGAAGGCCAagtccaaacagcagcaggggaAGAGTGAAGAAGTCCCACAGCCGGACACGGAGGGGTCAAAGAGCAGGGCGCGTGTGCGCTTCCAG TTTCTGGAACAGAAGTACGGATATTATCACTGCAGAGAGTGCAATCTGCGATGGGAGAGTGCCTATGTTTGGTGTGTTCAGGGCACCAATAAG gttTACTTCAAACAGTACTGTAGGAAATGCCAAAAGGACTTCAACCCATACCGTGTTGAGGACATCACATGTCAC AATTGCAACAAAGCTCGCTGTTCCTGTGCAATAACACAACGCCACGTTGACCCCAAGCGGCCCCACAGACAGGACTTGTGTGGCAGATGCAAAGGCAAGCGGCTCTCCTGTGAGAGCACTTTCAGC